A genomic stretch from Erigeron canadensis isolate Cc75 chromosome 9, C_canadensis_v1, whole genome shotgun sequence includes:
- the LOC122582640 gene encoding basic transcription factor 3-like: protein MNVEKLMKMAGAVRTGGKGSVRRKKKAVHKTTTTDDKRLQSTLKRIGVNAIPAIEEVNIFKDETVIQFLNPKVQASIAANTWVVSGSPQTKKLQDILPGILNQLGPDNLDNLRKLAEQFQKQGAGAGEGADAIATAQEDDDDVPELVAGETFEAAAEEGQKS from the exons ATGAATGTGGAAAAGCTAATGAAGATGGCTGGTGCGGTTCGTACCGGTGGAAAGGGCAGCGTTAGAAG AAAGAAGAAGGCTGTACATAAAACAACCACTACAGATGACAAGAGGCTGCAAAGCACTCTAAAGAGAATAGGAGTAAATGCGATCCCAGCAATTGAAGAAGTCAACATTTTCAAGGATGAAACCGTCATTCAGTTCTTAAACCCCAAAG TTCAAGCCTCTATTGCTGCTAACACATGGGTGGTTAGTGGTTCTCCTCAAACAAAGA aattgcaagatattctCCCTGGCATTCTGAATCAGTTGG GACCAGATAACTTGGATAACTTGAGAAAGTTAGCGGAGCAGTTCCAGAAGCAAGGAGCAGGTGCCGGTGAAGGTGCTGATGCTATTGCAACTGCAcaagaggatgatgatgatgtcccAGAACTCGTGGCTGGCGAGACATTTGAAGCTGCTGCAGAGGAAGGGCAGAAGTCGTAG